The Pyrococcus horikoshii OT3 genome includes a window with the following:
- a CDS encoding maleate cis-trans isomerase family protein codes for MYGWRRRIGLIVPSSNTTMEPEFWKMAPEGVSIHTARMRLREVTEESLLEMERHAKDAALELADAEVDVIVYGCTSGSLIKGKGYDKEIAKNLEEASGIKTITTSTAVLNALNTLDIQKVVVATPYIDSVNEREKEFLEANGIEVLRIKGLGIVKNTEIGRQEPWVAYKLALEVYTPEADGLFISCTNFRTIEIIDKLEVELGVPVVTSNQATMWYALKTMKVKEKYDMYGTLLKEKL; via the coding sequence GTGTACGGGTGGAGGAGAAGGATAGGATTGATAGTCCCATCCTCTAATACAACAATGGAGCCTGAATTTTGGAAGATGGCCCCTGAGGGAGTGTCAATACACACCGCAAGAATGAGGCTGAGGGAGGTTACCGAGGAAAGTCTACTTGAGATGGAGAGACACGCCAAGGATGCAGCACTTGAGCTTGCGGATGCTGAGGTTGATGTAATAGTCTACGGTTGCACGTCGGGGAGTCTAATTAAGGGGAAGGGGTATGACAAGGAGATAGCAAAGAACCTTGAAGAGGCTTCAGGAATTAAAACGATAACGACTTCCACCGCTGTTTTAAATGCCCTAAATACCTTGGATATCCAAAAGGTTGTTGTAGCGACTCCATACATAGATTCCGTGAATGAAAGGGAGAAAGAATTCCTCGAAGCAAATGGAATTGAGGTGCTAAGGATTAAGGGGTTAGGAATAGTCAAGAATACTGAGATAGGAAGACAAGAACCATGGGTTGCTTATAAGTTAGCTTTGGAGGTTTACACTCCCGAAGCAGATGGATTGTTTATTAGTTGCACGAACTTTAGAACAATTGAAATTATAGACAAGCTTGAAGTTGAGCTTGGAGTACCCGTGGTTACGAGCAATCAAGCTACCATGTGGTACGCACTTAAAACTATGAAAGTTAAGGAGAAGTATGATATGTATGGAACGCTCTTAAAAGAGAAACTGTAA
- a CDS encoding LamB/YcsF family protein, which yields MRVDLNSDLGESFGRYKLGLDEEVMKYITSANVACGWHAGDPLVMRKTVRLAKENDVQVGAHPGYPDLMGFGRRYMKLTPEEARNYILYQVGALYAFAKAEGLELQHVKPHGALYNAMVKEEDLARAVIEGILDFDKDLILVTLSNSRVADIAEEMGLKVAHEVFADRAYNPDGTLVPRGRPGAVIEDKEEIAERVISMVKDGGIRAINGEWVDLKVDTICVHGDNPKAVEITSYIRKVLEEEGVKIVPMKEFIR from the coding sequence ATGAGGGTTGATCTGAATTCAGACCTCGGTGAAAGTTTTGGAAGGTACAAGCTTGGTTTAGATGAAGAAGTAATGAAGTACATCACCTCGGCGAACGTGGCTTGTGGTTGGCATGCTGGGGATCCCCTAGTTATGAGGAAAACAGTTAGACTAGCCAAGGAGAATGATGTTCAAGTTGGAGCACACCCAGGATATCCCGACTTAATGGGCTTCGGGAGGAGGTATATGAAGCTGACCCCGGAAGAAGCTAGGAACTACATCCTTTATCAAGTCGGTGCATTGTATGCATTTGCCAAAGCTGAGGGGCTCGAGTTGCAACACGTCAAGCCCCATGGGGCACTATATAATGCCATGGTCAAGGAGGAAGACTTAGCTAGAGCTGTTATAGAGGGAATACTCGATTTTGATAAGGATCTAATCCTCGTAACGCTCTCTAATTCTAGAGTAGCAGATATTGCTGAGGAGATGGGGCTTAAGGTAGCCCACGAAGTGTTCGCTGATAGGGCCTACAATCCAGACGGTACCCTAGTTCCCAGGGGAAGACCAGGGGCCGTTATAGAGGATAAGGAAGAGATAGCTGAAAGGGTAATTTCAATGGTTAAAGATGGGGGAATTAGAGCGATAAATGGAGAGTGGGTGGATCTTAAGGTTGACACGATATGCGTTCACGGGGACAATCCAAAAGCTGTAGAGATAACATCCTACATAAGGAAAGTTCTGGAAGAGGAGGGAGTTAAGATAGTTCCGATGAAGGAATTCATTAGGTGA
- the pxpB gene encoding 5-oxoprolinase subunit PxpB, with translation MIIKPAGDSAFLISFGDEISEEINDRVHSLAKAIEKESPEWLVELVPAYSSLLVIYDPLKASYEEVESYLKRISAREVERIKGKTIEIPVAYGGEFGPDIEFVAQYNGLSVDDVIEIHSKPLYRVYFLGFLPGFAYLGGMDERIATPRLEKPRLKVPAGSVGIAGKQTGWYAIESPGGWRIIGRIPLRTFNPGKVPPSIVLPGDYVKFVPIDEKEFWEIYGREWE, from the coding sequence ATGATAATAAAGCCGGCCGGAGACTCTGCCTTTTTAATTTCTTTTGGAGATGAAATAAGCGAAGAGATAAACGATAGGGTTCACTCTCTCGCAAAAGCTATAGAAAAAGAGTCACCAGAATGGCTAGTTGAATTAGTTCCAGCGTACTCCTCCCTCCTCGTGATTTATGATCCATTAAAAGCTAGCTACGAAGAGGTTGAATCATACTTAAAGAGGATATCAGCTCGAGAAGTTGAGAGGATAAAGGGAAAGACCATTGAGATTCCAGTTGCATATGGCGGTGAGTTCGGCCCAGATATAGAGTTCGTAGCTCAATATAACGGGTTGAGCGTTGATGATGTAATTGAGATCCACTCAAAACCACTTTACAGGGTCTACTTCCTGGGTTTCCTTCCTGGCTTTGCTTATCTTGGGGGTATGGATGAGAGGATAGCAACGCCAAGGCTTGAGAAGCCCCGCTTGAAGGTTCCAGCAGGAAGCGTTGGAATAGCTGGAAAGCAGACCGGATGGTATGCAATAGAGAGCCCAGGAGGATGGAGGATAATCGGAAGGATTCCTTTGAGAACCTTTAACCCAGGGAAAGTTCCCCCGAGCATAGTTCTTCCTGGGGACTATGTGAAGTTCGTTCCAATAGATGAAAAGGAGTTCTGGGAAATATATGGGAGGGAATGGGAATGA
- a CDS encoding 5-oxoprolinase/urea amidolyase family protein: MIEIISAPSPLLIQDLGRRGYLKYGVPKSGVMDEVSARLANYLVGNPDDSPLLEFTLVGPTIRFNSSAVFAVAGDVDVYLNDVKIEPWRSYWAKRGDILRVGMLKSGMYGYIAFAGGIECDRILGSCSTYLRANFGKPLKPGDKLKLGYAILTEKVGKSLPEEFIPKYGKEIRVILGPNLENFTRNGIETFLISEYVVTKESDRMGYRLDGPRIEHSDKGADIITEAIPLGSIQVPANGKPIVMLADAQTTGGYAKIAVVSKVDLPAIAQKRPGEKVKFREISVKEAQELLKARERTMKALRKALTAEGNLFRIKIKDFEGLIFAYTDE; this comes from the coding sequence ATGATAGAAATAATATCAGCTCCTTCTCCCCTTTTAATTCAGGATCTAGGGAGGAGGGGGTATCTAAAGTACGGTGTTCCTAAGTCTGGGGTCATGGATGAAGTCTCTGCAAGGCTTGCAAATTATCTCGTTGGTAATCCTGATGATTCTCCACTGCTTGAGTTCACGTTAGTGGGGCCTACGATAAGGTTTAATTCTTCAGCAGTATTCGCGGTAGCTGGGGATGTAGACGTTTACCTTAACGATGTCAAAATAGAGCCTTGGAGAAGCTATTGGGCTAAAAGGGGAGACATCTTAAGGGTTGGAATGCTGAAATCAGGTATGTATGGGTACATAGCCTTTGCCGGTGGAATAGAGTGTGATAGGATACTTGGAAGTTGCTCAACTTATTTAAGGGCTAATTTTGGGAAACCTTTAAAGCCAGGAGATAAGCTTAAGCTAGGTTACGCAATCTTAACGGAAAAGGTTGGGAAATCCTTACCTGAAGAGTTCATTCCAAAGTATGGAAAAGAGATAAGGGTAATTCTTGGCCCGAACCTTGAGAACTTCACTAGGAATGGTATCGAGACTTTCTTAATATCCGAGTACGTTGTAACGAAAGAATCCGACAGGATGGGTTATCGTTTGGATGGTCCCAGGATAGAGCATTCCGATAAGGGTGCTGATATAATAACCGAAGCAATCCCCTTGGGCTCGATTCAAGTTCCAGCTAATGGGAAACCTATTGTGATGCTCGCGGATGCTCAAACCACCGGGGGTTACGCTAAGATAGCTGTGGTCTCCAAGGTTGATCTCCCAGCGATCGCTCAGAAGAGGCCTGGGGAGAAAGTGAAGTTTAGGGAAATTAGCGTGAAAGAAGCTCAGGAGCTTTTAAAGGCTAGGGAAAGAACTATGAAAGCTCTAAGAAAGGCCTTAACTGCCGAAGGTAACCTGTTCAGGATCAAGATCAAGGATTTTGAAGGATTGATTTTTGCATACACCGACGAATAA
- a CDS encoding DUF424 domain-containing protein, protein MSGKIYVKIYRVQGEVLLAACDEELLGKTFREGELKLEVKERFYKGELVDVESLGKFLEEATIANLTGERVIKKAIELGYIDEGRVLRIQGVPHAQMAKMMW, encoded by the coding sequence ATGAGTGGGAAGATATATGTTAAAATCTATAGAGTCCAGGGAGAAGTGCTGTTGGCAGCTTGCGATGAGGAGTTGCTGGGTAAAACCTTTCGAGAAGGAGAGCTTAAATTAGAAGTCAAGGAAAGGTTTTACAAGGGTGAATTAGTTGATGTTGAATCCCTAGGGAAATTTCTTGAGGAAGCAACGATAGCAAATTTAACTGGTGAGAGGGTTATAAAGAAGGCCATTGAGCTGGGCTACATAGATGAGGGTAGGGTTTTAAGAATTCAGGGTGTGCCCCATGCTCAAATGGCGAAGATGATGTGGTGA
- a CDS encoding 60S ribosomal export protein NMD3, giving the protein MRFCYRCGISEEEGGPLINGLCQVCFRKENPVLLLPSEINTELCQNCGSYKKRGVWVDPKNYELEALIFEVAENALLEALEDNLKVKDFEVVNWEELDEISEIPVGKAFVAYRVVDYHIEYFPAIVIYEVRSKARIHELQVEPHDERTTVTVYVRQTVCPRCQKFLAGYYEAILQVRVEGREFTKEEREEITKLVQEKVDEIMKRDRMGFIQDTIEKEEGIDFYMGSTSAARKLANAIREKYGGTISEAYELVGMDRQTSREVYRTSVTVRLPKFRKGDVVEDRYGRVYEVEEVNGKGMRLKNLETWKSEHYDWKTIKRERVDLANYEEKKAMLVSKTPSEVQFMDMETYETFEVKKPTDELKEGEVYTVVRVKGRMYVKEEVKE; this is encoded by the coding sequence ATGAGGTTCTGCTATAGGTGCGGGATAAGCGAGGAAGAGGGAGGTCCATTAATAAATGGGCTCTGTCAAGTCTGCTTTAGGAAGGAGAATCCTGTCCTCTTGCTTCCCTCTGAGATAAATACAGAGCTCTGTCAAAACTGTGGAAGCTATAAGAAGAGGGGGGTCTGGGTAGATCCTAAGAATTATGAGCTTGAAGCTTTAATATTTGAAGTTGCGGAGAATGCCCTCTTAGAGGCCTTGGAGGATAACTTAAAGGTTAAGGACTTTGAAGTTGTTAACTGGGAAGAGCTTGATGAGATATCGGAGATACCAGTGGGGAAAGCCTTCGTAGCCTATAGGGTGGTCGATTATCACATAGAGTACTTCCCAGCTATAGTCATCTATGAGGTTAGATCCAAGGCTAGAATACATGAGCTTCAGGTGGAACCTCACGATGAGAGGACTACTGTTACAGTATATGTCAGGCAGACAGTCTGTCCAAGATGCCAAAAGTTCTTAGCAGGTTATTACGAGGCTATTCTCCAGGTTAGGGTTGAGGGTAGGGAGTTCACGAAGGAGGAAAGAGAGGAAATAACTAAACTTGTTCAGGAGAAGGTAGATGAGATCATGAAGAGGGATAGGATGGGCTTCATCCAGGATACTATAGAGAAGGAAGAAGGGATAGACTTCTACATGGGATCTACGAGTGCTGCTAGGAAGCTAGCAAATGCGATAAGGGAAAAATACGGTGGAACGATAAGTGAAGCCTATGAGCTGGTTGGAATGGATAGACAGACAAGCAGGGAAGTTTACAGGACTAGCGTGACGGTTAGGTTACCAAAGTTCAGGAAAGGTGACGTCGTGGAGGATAGGTATGGAAGGGTTTACGAGGTTGAAGAGGTTAATGGAAAAGGGATGAGATTAAAGAACCTTGAAACTTGGAAGAGTGAGCACTACGACTGGAAGACTATAAAGAGGGAGAGGGTGGATTTGGCGAACTATGAAGAGAAGAAAGCTATGCTGGTCAGTAAAACTCCCTCTGAAGTTCAGTTTATGGATATGGAAACTTACGAAACTTTTGAGGTTAAGAAGCCTACAGATGAACTTAAGGAAGGTGAGGTGTATACGGTAGTTAGAGTTAAAGGGAGGATGTACGTGAAGGAGGAGGTGAAGGAATGA
- the cutA gene encoding divalent-cation tolerance protein CutA — protein MIIVYTTFPDWESAEKVVKTLLKERLIACANLREHRAFYWWEGKIEEDKEVGAILKTREDLWEELKERIKELHPYDVPAIIRIDVDDVNEDYLKWLIEETKK, from the coding sequence ATGATAATAGTTTACACGACTTTTCCGGACTGGGAGAGTGCTGAGAAAGTTGTGAAAACTCTTTTAAAAGAGAGGTTGATTGCATGCGCAAATTTAAGGGAGCACAGGGCCTTTTACTGGTGGGAAGGTAAGATCGAGGAAGATAAAGAAGTTGGAGCTATCCTTAAAACTAGGGAAGATCTGTGGGAAGAACTTAAGGAAAGGATAAAGGAGCTTCATCCTTACGATGTTCCGGCCATAATCAGGATTGACGTTGATGATGTTAACGAGGATTACCTCAAATGGTTAATTGAAGAGACGAAAAAATGA
- the metG gene encoding methionine--tRNA ligase → MVRYMVTSALPYANGPIHAGHLAGAYLPADIFVRYLRLKGEDVVFICGTDEHGTPISFRALKEGRSPREIVDEFHEHIKITFQRAKISFDFFGRTELPIHYKLSQQFFLKAYENGHLVKKVTKQAYCEHDKMFLPDRFVIGTCPFCGAENQRGDQCEVCGRPLTPEILINPRCALCGRPISFRESAHYYIKMQDFAEKLKRWIENQPWKPNVKNMVLKWIEEGLEERAITRDLNWGIPVPLDEEDMKNKVLYVWFEAPIGYISITMEYFKRLGKPNEWKKYWLNIDSETRVIHFIGKDNIPFHAIFWPAFLMAYGKYKDEEVEAEWNLPYDIPANEYLTLEGKKFSTSRNWAIWVHEFLDVFPADYLRYYLTTIMPETRDSDFSFAEFKTRINEELVNNLGNFVHRAMTFVNRYFDGIVPERGELDELDRQALEEIEKAFEEVGELIMNYRFKDALKRVMELASFGNKYFDHKQPWKTAKEDRARTGTTVNISLQIVKALGILLEPFLPDASEKIWHLLNLDEVKKWKFKELPAGHRVRKAEILFKKVTDEQIIYFILNYMGRNNPEGAKMLLEKYYKREDVIKVAKEKFGEESKIILKRIYKDIKLEEGKEEKEMEYVKFEDFAKLDLRVGKIIEVKDHPNADKLYIVKVDLGKEVRTLVAGLKKYYKPEELLNKYVIIVANLEPKKLRGVESQGMLLAADDGENVALLMPDKEVKLGAKVR, encoded by the coding sequence ATGGTCAGATATATGGTCACCTCCGCATTACCCTATGCTAATGGACCGATTCATGCAGGCCACCTAGCAGGAGCATACCTTCCAGCGGATATCTTCGTTAGATACCTAAGGCTTAAAGGGGAGGATGTAGTTTTCATCTGCGGCACCGACGAACATGGAACACCCATATCATTTAGGGCCCTTAAAGAGGGGAGGAGCCCCAGGGAGATAGTTGATGAATTTCATGAGCACATAAAGATAACGTTTCAAAGGGCTAAGATAAGCTTTGATTTCTTTGGTAGAACGGAATTACCAATTCATTATAAGCTAAGCCAACAGTTTTTCCTGAAAGCTTACGAGAATGGTCACTTAGTAAAGAAGGTTACCAAGCAGGCCTATTGTGAGCATGATAAGATGTTCCTACCCGATAGATTCGTTATAGGGACATGCCCATTCTGTGGGGCCGAGAACCAGAGAGGAGATCAATGTGAAGTCTGTGGAAGACCTCTAACACCTGAGATACTTATAAATCCAAGGTGTGCCCTCTGCGGGAGGCCGATCTCATTCAGAGAATCGGCCCATTATTATATAAAAATGCAGGATTTCGCGGAGAAATTGAAAAGATGGATAGAGAATCAGCCCTGGAAGCCTAACGTAAAGAATATGGTTTTGAAGTGGATAGAGGAAGGGTTGGAAGAGAGGGCTATAACTAGAGACCTAAACTGGGGGATACCAGTACCTCTTGATGAAGAGGATATGAAGAATAAAGTTCTCTACGTGTGGTTTGAGGCTCCAATAGGATACATCTCAATAACCATGGAATACTTCAAGAGACTTGGAAAGCCAAATGAGTGGAAGAAATACTGGCTAAACATAGATAGTGAAACGAGAGTCATACATTTCATAGGAAAGGATAACATACCGTTCCATGCGATATTCTGGCCTGCCTTTCTCATGGCCTATGGAAAGTACAAGGATGAGGAAGTAGAGGCCGAGTGGAATCTACCGTATGATATTCCAGCTAATGAGTACCTAACCTTGGAAGGAAAGAAGTTCTCTACAAGCAGGAACTGGGCGATCTGGGTTCATGAGTTCCTTGATGTCTTCCCAGCGGATTATCTAAGATACTATTTGACAACCATAATGCCAGAAACTAGAGATTCAGACTTTAGCTTTGCCGAATTCAAGACTAGGATAAACGAGGAGCTCGTCAATAACTTAGGAAACTTCGTGCACAGGGCGATGACCTTTGTGAACAGGTACTTTGATGGGATAGTCCCAGAGAGGGGAGAACTCGATGAGCTAGATAGACAAGCCCTCGAAGAAATAGAAAAGGCATTTGAGGAAGTTGGAGAACTTATAATGAACTACCGGTTCAAAGACGCTCTTAAAAGGGTTATGGAGCTCGCATCATTCGGTAATAAGTACTTCGACCATAAACAACCCTGGAAGACTGCTAAAGAAGATAGGGCAAGGACGGGGACCACCGTTAACATATCACTCCAGATAGTTAAGGCCCTTGGGATACTACTCGAACCCTTCCTCCCGGATGCAAGCGAAAAGATATGGCATCTTCTCAACCTGGACGAAGTCAAGAAGTGGAAGTTCAAAGAGCTTCCAGCGGGCCATAGAGTGAGAAAAGCAGAGATACTCTTCAAGAAGGTTACAGATGAACAAATAATATACTTCATATTAAATTACATGGGGAGGAATAACCCAGAAGGAGCTAAAATGTTGCTTGAGAAGTATTACAAGAGGGAAGATGTGATTAAGGTTGCCAAAGAAAAGTTTGGAGAAGAGTCCAAAATCATCCTTAAGAGAATTTATAAGGATATTAAACTTGAAGAAGGGAAGGAGGAGAAGGAGATGGAGTACGTTAAGTTTGAGGACTTTGCAAAGCTCGACCTTAGGGTAGGGAAGATAATCGAGGTAAAGGATCATCCAAATGCAGACAAGCTATATATAGTTAAAGTTGACCTGGGGAAAGAAGTTAGAACTTTAGTGGCCGGGCTTAAGAAGTATTACAAGCCAGAAGAATTGCTCAACAAGTACGTCATTATTGTTGCAAACTTAGAGCCTAAAAAGCTTAGAGGGGTTGAAAGCCAGGGAATGCTCCTGGCCGCTGACGATGGCGAGAACGTTGCTTTACTGATGCCCGACAAAGAGGTTAAGTTGGGAGCAAAGGTTAGGTAA
- a CDS encoding helix-turn-helix transcriptional regulator codes for MNFIKKVGVSIMFLTLFLSFTSAYIVENMTIFVWRDGSITVKEVIYPEDYEVFIKVPTLGKAEDILVISDNRTLLEYESDGSFVKIETLDVRRVTVIYTVKNYVKREGALWTLKFNVTQAPVKVILPLEASVISISDLPIAYSNDTIVMGPGNVTICYTFKSLLPKKAGISHRAIAGAIILVAITAGILALKGSKREERKYSEDKLRKLAKEYNLNDDELNAIIYLIEKGGKCRQAELRKALNLPKTTVWRMIRRLEQMGLVKLYKVGRENWVELAIDMQRYA; via the coding sequence ATGAATTTTATCAAGAAAGTGGGAGTGTCAATAATGTTCCTCACACTTTTCCTCAGCTTCACATCTGCTTATATCGTTGAGAACATGACAATTTTCGTTTGGAGAGATGGCTCGATAACCGTTAAAGAAGTGATATATCCGGAGGATTATGAAGTATTTATCAAGGTCCCTACCCTGGGAAAAGCTGAGGATATCTTAGTTATCTCTGACAACAGAACCCTGTTAGAATATGAATCCGATGGAAGCTTTGTAAAGATTGAGACACTTGATGTCAGGAGGGTAACGGTAATATACACGGTTAAGAACTACGTTAAAAGAGAGGGGGCCCTTTGGACTTTAAAATTTAACGTTACCCAAGCCCCAGTTAAAGTGATCCTTCCCCTAGAAGCAAGCGTGATCTCCATCTCGGATCTTCCAATAGCGTACTCAAATGATACCATTGTAATGGGGCCCGGGAACGTAACCATTTGCTACACCTTCAAATCCCTCCTCCCCAAAAAGGCCGGCATCTCTCACAGGGCTATAGCTGGAGCGATAATCCTCGTTGCTATTACTGCTGGCATTTTAGCATTAAAGGGAAGTAAAAGAGAGGAAAGGAAGTATTCAGAGGATAAGCTTAGAAAACTTGCTAAAGAGTACAATTTAAACGACGATGAGCTCAATGCTATAATATATTTAATAGAAAAAGGTGGAAAGTGCAGACAGGCAGAATTAAGGAAAGCCCTTAACCTTCCAAAGACTACAGTGTGGAGGATGATAAGGAGGCTTGAGCAGATGGGCCTCGTGAAACTGTATAAAGTCGGAAGGGAAAACTGGGTTGAGCTAGCAATTGATATGCAGAGATATGCATAA
- a CDS encoding TRM11 family SAM-dependent methyltransferase, translating to MEKYAVILGKNPELSLVELKAFSRRFRLGVRILEERIYGSNKSFAIIQAKEDIEKYFRWIGGSLKLVRLIGEGVDSIRDLEYSKLFTVSVYGRRVDWKEWRRFGSMIKEVFKEKDSAKFFKPANTYAMPSELILKGFPKVKDVVLLFVDDKVLVGETVRVTDPFELKKLDVERPVVRPTISIPPRLARVMVNLSEIRRGNVLDPFCGTGTIVMELTLQGLNAYGTDIEEGRVRDAKKNIDWLRKEFRIRKYPVLKVCDVRRLRKCFPRTRFDAIITEPYMGKPLKYKPSRGEAIKIAKGLDRLYYQAFESFADVLKRGSIIVFVFPAFSLSNGEVYRRNRPWLEELGFKVLYRVSEGEEEHRIVRDIHVIKFIR from the coding sequence ATGGAAAAATATGCAGTTATCCTGGGTAAAAACCCAGAGCTGAGTTTAGTTGAGCTTAAAGCCTTTTCTAGAAGGTTTAGGCTTGGGGTTAGAATTTTAGAGGAGCGAATTTATGGATCGAATAAAAGCTTTGCTATTATACAGGCAAAAGAAGACATTGAAAAATACTTCAGATGGATTGGAGGATCGTTGAAACTTGTAAGACTTATAGGGGAAGGGGTTGATAGTATTCGGGATCTTGAGTACTCGAAACTATTTACGGTTAGCGTATATGGAAGGAGAGTTGATTGGAAGGAATGGAGAAGATTTGGCTCCATGATAAAGGAAGTATTTAAGGAGAAGGACTCTGCAAAATTCTTTAAGCCGGCCAATACGTATGCAATGCCAAGTGAGCTAATTCTAAAGGGGTTCCCAAAAGTTAAGGATGTAGTTCTTCTCTTCGTGGACGATAAAGTCCTAGTTGGTGAGACGGTTAGGGTTACCGATCCGTTTGAGCTTAAAAAGTTGGATGTAGAGAGGCCGGTCGTAAGGCCTACCATTTCAATTCCTCCCAGGCTCGCTAGGGTTATGGTAAACCTCTCCGAGATTAGAAGGGGAAACGTTCTAGATCCTTTTTGCGGGACGGGAACGATAGTTATGGAACTTACGCTTCAAGGATTGAATGCGTATGGAACTGATATAGAAGAGGGTAGGGTGAGGGATGCCAAGAAGAACATAGATTGGTTGAGGAAAGAGTTTAGGATTAGGAAGTATCCAGTACTTAAGGTTTGCGACGTTAGAAGGCTAAGAAAATGTTTTCCTAGGACAAGGTTTGATGCAATAATAACGGAACCTTACATGGGAAAACCTCTCAAGTATAAGCCGAGTAGAGGTGAAGCCATTAAAATTGCTAAGGGGTTAGACAGGTTATATTATCAAGCGTTCGAAAGCTTTGCCGATGTACTTAAGAGGGGTTCAATTATCGTTTTCGTGTTCCCAGCTTTTAGCTTATCCAATGGAGAAGTATATAGAAGGAATAGGCCGTGGCTGGAGGAGCTTGGATTTAAGGTTCTTTACAGGGTGAGCGAGGGAGAAGAGGAGCATAGGATAGTGAGGGATATCCACGTTATTAAGTTCATTCGATAA
- a CDS encoding nicotinamidase has translation MPEEALIVVDMQRDFMPGGALPVPEGDKIIPKVNEYIRKFKEKGALIVATRDWHPENHISFRERGGPWPRHCVQNTPGAEFVVDLPEDAVIISKATEPDKEAYSGFEGTDLAKILRGNGVKRVYICGVATEYCVRATALDALKHGFEVYLLRDAVKGIKPEDEERALEEMKSRGIKIVQF, from the coding sequence ATGCCTGAAGAAGCCTTAATAGTTGTTGATATGCAGAGAGATTTCATGCCTGGAGGAGCTCTTCCGGTTCCTGAGGGAGATAAGATAATTCCAAAGGTTAACGAGTACATAAGGAAGTTTAAGGAAAAGGGAGCTTTAATAGTGGCCACAAGGGATTGGCATCCTGAAAATCACATAAGCTTTAGGGAGAGGGGAGGCCCCTGGCCCAGGCATTGCGTTCAAAACACTCCTGGTGCAGAGTTCGTGGTAGATTTACCGGAAGATGCCGTGATCATTTCGAAAGCTACAGAGCCAGATAAAGAAGCATATTCTGGCTTTGAAGGTACAGATCTTGCGAAAATTCTAAGAGGGAATGGAGTTAAGAGAGTTTATATCTGTGGTGTTGCTACGGAGTACTGCGTCAGGGCAACGGCCTTAGACGCTCTTAAGCATGGGTTTGAAGTCTACCTCTTAAGGGATGCAGTAAAGGGAATCAAACCTGAAGACGAGGAGAGAGCCCTTGAGGAGATGAAATCTAGAGGGATTAAGATCGTTCAGTTTTAG